One region of Vanessa cardui chromosome 20, ilVanCard2.1, whole genome shotgun sequence genomic DNA includes:
- the LOC124538443 gene encoding tryptophan--tRNA ligase, cytoplasmic yields the protein MTEEQINDLSINEDDVVDPWNVAGKSQTGIDYDKLIKRFGSQKIDDEVIARFEKVTGKRAHHFLRRGIFFSHRDIHSILNLFESGKKFYLYTGRGPSSDSMHIGHMIPFMFTKWLQEVFDVPLIIQLTDDEKILWRDIKVEDARQMAHSNAKDIIAVGFDPSNTFIFNDLDFIGQCPAFYQNMLRIQKCVTFNQVKGIFGFGDSDIIGKITFPSIEAAPAFSTTFPFIFGNKVVPCLVPCAIDQDPYFRMSRDVAARLKLPKPALLHATFLPALQGAQHKMSASDPNASIFLNDTPKQIKNKINKYAFSGGQPTVEEHREKGGNSEVDISFKYLTFFLEDDDRLAEIKKLYESGQMLTGELKKIAIDTITPIIQDYQARRAKVTDEVMKEFFAIRKLNFQL from the exons ATGACAGAAGAGCAGATAAATGACTTATCCATTAATGAGGATGATGTGGTTGATCCATGGAACGTAGCTGGGAAATCTCAAACTGGAATTGATTATGATAAGTTGATTA aAAGATTTGGCAGTCAGAAGATTGATGATGAAGTTATTGCTAGATTTGAAAAAGTAACAGGAAAGAGAG cGCATCACTTTTTAAGGCGAGGCATATTCTTCTCCCACAGAGATATACACAGTATTTTGAATCTCTTCGAATCTGGCAAGAAGTTCTACCTGTACACAGGTAGAGGACCTTCCTCTGACAGTATGCACATTGGGCATATGATCCCATTTATGTTCACaaa ATGGTTACAAGAAGTATTCGATGTTCCTTTAATTATTCAACTTACTGATGATGAGAAAATTCTGTGGAGGGATATAAAGGTTGAAGATGCTCGACAAATGGCTCACTCTAATGCCAAGGACATTATAGCAGTCGGTTTTGATCCTTCAAACACTTTCATCTTTAATGATCTAGATTTTATTGG ACAGTGTCCAGCATTTTACCAGAATATGCTCAGAATACAGAAATGTGTTACTTTCAACCAAGTGAAGGGTATATTCGGTTTTGGAGACTCTGATATCATTGGAAAAATAACTTTTCCCTCCATTGAAGCAGCTCCAGCATTCTCAACGACATTTCCCTTTATTTTCGGCAATAAAGTA GTTCCGTGCCTGGTGCCGTGCGCTATCGACCAGGACCCGTACTTCCGCATGTCGCGCGACGTGGCTGCGCGCCTCAAGCTGCCGAAGCCGGCGCTGCTGCACGCCACGTTCCTGCCGGCGCTGCAGGGCGCGCAACACAAGATGTCCGCCAGCGACCCCAACGCATCCATATTCCTCAACGACACGCCCAAACAGATCAAGAACAAG ataaataaatatgctttcTCGGGCGGTCAACCAACTGTCGAGGAGCACAGAGAGAAGGGCGGTAACTCAGAAGTGGATATATCATTCAAATACCTAACTTTCTTCCTGGAAGATGATGACAGATTAGCTGAG attaaaaaattatacgaaTCGGGTCAAATGTTAACTGGAGAACTGAAGAAAATAGCCATAGACACCATCACCCCCATCATACAAGACTATCAAGCTCGAAGGGCCAAGGTCACGGACGAAGTTATGAAAGAATTCTTTGCTATACGGAAATTAAATTTCCAATTGTGA